Proteins from a genomic interval of Benincasa hispida cultivar B227 chromosome 7, ASM972705v1, whole genome shotgun sequence:
- the LOC120081764 gene encoding SKP1-like protein 14 has translation MRTVNLRSSENEVFKVREEIAKQSVVVRNFLEEDESNSDEVTIPLPNISGRILAMVIEWIVKHVEEKLTETALKDWQIKFVGDLDLDSLFELIMAANYLEVTDLFHQTCQSVADKIAGKSPEEIRKIFNITNDFTPEEEAEIRRQNAWVFESGTGSTSGSK, from the coding sequence ATGAGGACTGTTAACCTAAGATCATCGGAGAACGAGGTTTTCAAGGTGAGGGAGGAGATCGCAAAACAATCCGTGGTGGTTCGAAACTTTCTTGAAGAGGATGAATCGAATAGCGATGAAGTTACGATTCCGCTGCCGAATATTAGTGGAAGAATTCTGGCAATGGTGATTGAGTGGATTGTGAAGCACGTCGAAGAAAAGTTAACAGAGACAGCACTTAAAGATTGGCAAATTAAGTTCGTGGGTGATCTGGATTTGGATTCGTTGTTTGAGCTTATAATGGCTGCTAATTACCTGGAAGTCACCGATTTATTCCATCAAACTTGCCAAAGCGTGGCTGATAAGATTGCCGGAAAGAGTCCGGAGGAGATCCGAAAGATCTTTAACATTACGAATGATTTTACGCCTGAAGAAGAGGCTGAGATTCGACGCCAGAATGCTTGGGTCTTCGAATCCGGTACAGGTAGCACCAGCGGCAGTAAATAG